One segment of Allorhodopirellula heiligendammensis DNA contains the following:
- a CDS encoding CinA family protein, producing the protein MTSSFFPEAAQLVDRLRKASLRIALAESCTCGMAAALLGGVAGASEVFCGSAVTYRESVKSDWLGVAPDTLRVFTAESQQTTDEMARCLIQRTREADWGAAITGHLGPHAPAAIDGRIFVSLARRQTSSASNPVLSRSEFVLSTASRLDRQREAAQIFICWILSQESMAG; encoded by the coding sequence ATGACATCCTCATTTTTTCCGGAAGCCGCTCAGCTTGTCGACCGTTTACGCAAGGCATCCTTGCGCATCGCGTTGGCGGAGAGCTGCACGTGCGGAATGGCGGCAGCTCTCTTGGGAGGCGTGGCCGGGGCCAGTGAAGTGTTTTGCGGGAGTGCGGTCACGTACCGCGAATCCGTCAAATCGGACTGGCTCGGCGTCGCCCCTGACACCCTGCGTGTATTCACAGCAGAAAGTCAGCAGACGACCGACGAGATGGCTCGCTGCCTCATTCAACGCACCCGCGAAGCGGATTGGGGCGCCGCGATCACCGGACACCTCGGTCCACATGCACCCGCAGCGATCGACGGACGTATTTTTGTCTCCCTCGCCCGCCGCCAAACCAGCTCCGCAAGCAATCCCGTTCTATCCCGCAGTGAGTTTGTACTGTCCACGGCATCGCGATTGGACCGGCAACGCGAAGCAGCGCAGATTTTCATCTGCTGGATCCTCAGCCAAGAATCGATGGCAGGGTGA
- a CDS encoding prenyltransferase/squalene oxidase repeat-containing protein: protein MTKSITRRQLLSQWTAGGVAAAGSPWLGTISRADDLTDLYVPDSLDLAVDRGIDALLRQQANDGSIADRANATAMTSLAIMALACVGTVAGDDSPRGRALNQAIEYVLQPRNQTDGYFGRQDGSRMYGHGITTLMLTETLGMGSSIDQNERIHDALDAAIKVILKSQAVSKPKNMQGGWRYTPDARDSDLSVSVWQVMALRSAKNDGLDVPAAAIDNAVSYLENSFTSSLDEAGTPRERVNGFAYMPGTFSPTFTMTAAGLLAMQTCGRYDSPLVSGAAAWLLEHPPRTNDRFFFYGMYYYAQGMHQVGGEAAETATRLTQELLLRVQTRSGHWVSGDGEERNFGIAYATSLAILSLGVRYHYLPIYQR, encoded by the coding sequence ATGACCAAGTCAATCACACGTCGGCAGTTACTATCGCAGTGGACCGCAGGAGGAGTAGCGGCAGCGGGGAGCCCATGGCTCGGGACGATTTCGCGGGCTGATGACTTGACCGATCTCTACGTCCCCGACTCGCTCGATCTCGCGGTGGACCGAGGCATTGATGCGCTGCTGCGACAACAGGCAAACGACGGATCGATCGCTGATCGTGCCAATGCTACCGCAATGACTTCGCTAGCGATCATGGCGTTGGCTTGCGTGGGTACTGTCGCGGGTGACGATTCACCACGTGGTCGTGCATTGAATCAAGCGATCGAATATGTATTGCAGCCTCGCAATCAAACGGACGGCTATTTTGGTCGTCAAGATGGGTCACGGATGTACGGTCACGGCATCACCACGTTGATGCTGACCGAGACGCTGGGAATGGGATCGTCGATCGACCAGAACGAACGCATCCACGATGCTCTCGACGCGGCGATTAAAGTTATTTTGAAATCGCAAGCAGTCAGCAAGCCCAAGAACATGCAGGGCGGTTGGCGATACACGCCCGATGCGCGAGACTCGGATCTCTCCGTTTCGGTCTGGCAGGTGATGGCCCTGCGTTCGGCCAAGAATGATGGGCTCGACGTCCCTGCGGCCGCGATCGATAACGCCGTTTCCTATCTGGAGAACTCATTCACATCATCTCTCGACGAGGCGGGCACCCCGCGCGAACGAGTCAATGGATTTGCCTACATGCCGGGGACGTTTTCGCCAACATTCACGATGACGGCGGCTGGCCTGCTCGCGATGCAAACCTGTGGTCGATACGACTCGCCCTTAGTCAGTGGGGCGGCCGCCTGGTTGCTTGAACATCCGCCTCGCACCAACGATCGCTTTTTCTTTTATGGGATGTACTACTACGCCCAGGGGATGCATCAGGTCGGTGGCGAGGCAGCGGAGACTGCGACGCGGCTGACGCAGGAATTGCTGCTACGGGTACAGACGCGGTCGGGTCACTGGGTGAGTGGCGATGGCGAAGAACGCAATTTTGGTATCGCCTACGCAACATCGCTGGCGATCCTCAGCCTCGGCGTTCGCTATCACTACCTACCCATCTACCAGCGATAA
- a CDS encoding alpha-amylase family glycosyl hydrolase, with translation MIALKLNPRSRDRHGVAESRNDKRARIALERLLPSLESFWESEDVDQDEIDEVMDRLQRHWPRLFGLLVGLYGEQWDFFYHLEQIVMTMVRGWRLRDESLRQSDRQRINNPGWYTSEKIVGGALYVDLFSENLGKLRDQIPYFQKLGLTYLHLMPLFAVRPGNNDGGYAISNYRSVDPRVGTLDDLKELAASLREAGILLVLDFVFNHTADDHYWAQQAQSGNEEFEDYYFLFDDRIVPDQYERTLREIFPTVRRGSFTWHDGMQRWVWTTFNSFQWDLNYRNPEVFRAMLAEMLFIANTGVDLLRLDAVAFIWKQMGTMCENLPEAHEIIQAFNACARIAAPGLIFKSEAIVHPDEVVRYISEEECQTSYNPTLMALLWESLATRDTKLLQRSLARRHKLPAQTTWVNYLRCHDDIGWTFDDDDAAAVGINAYHHRHFLNAFYTGQFEGSFARGVPFQHNVDTGDMRISGTLASLAGLEQAIEQDRADLKELAIRRILLLNASMLSAGGIPLMYLGEEWGTLNDYDFVKDPAKAGDTRWVHRPKMQWDYLDELGDDGSIRGRIFKSLQKLIEIRKQTPAFSGLDMELMATQSPQLLAYVRASAGNRVIVVSNFSEHPQTIDSNRLRTAGMGRFFEDLYTGETITTAEDVHLEPYQFLWLHRV, from the coding sequence ATGATTGCCCTGAAACTGAATCCACGATCCCGCGACCGCCATGGCGTTGCCGAAAGCCGCAATGACAAGCGAGCGAGAATCGCGTTGGAGCGACTCTTGCCATCGCTTGAGTCATTCTGGGAATCCGAAGACGTTGATCAGGATGAAATCGACGAAGTCATGGACCGTCTTCAACGACACTGGCCACGCTTATTTGGGCTGCTGGTGGGGCTGTACGGTGAGCAGTGGGATTTCTTCTATCATCTCGAGCAGATCGTGATGACGATGGTTCGCGGGTGGCGGTTGCGTGACGAGTCCCTGCGCCAATCCGATCGTCAACGGATTAATAATCCCGGATGGTACACGTCTGAGAAAATTGTTGGCGGGGCACTCTACGTCGATTTATTTAGCGAAAACCTCGGAAAACTGCGTGACCAGATCCCTTATTTTCAAAAACTTGGCCTGACCTACCTCCACCTCATGCCGCTGTTCGCCGTCCGCCCTGGCAACAATGATGGTGGCTATGCGATTAGCAACTACCGCAGCGTCGATCCTCGCGTGGGAACGCTCGACGACCTCAAAGAACTCGCCGCGTCGTTACGCGAAGCCGGCATCCTGCTGGTGCTCGACTTCGTCTTCAATCACACCGCCGACGATCATTACTGGGCACAGCAGGCTCAGTCCGGCAACGAGGAGTTTGAAGACTATTACTTCCTGTTCGATGACCGCATCGTGCCGGATCAATATGAAAGGACGCTGAGAGAGATCTTCCCAACCGTGCGGCGAGGCAGTTTTACTTGGCACGATGGCATGCAACGTTGGGTTTGGACAACGTTCAATAGCTTTCAGTGGGACCTCAACTATCGTAACCCTGAAGTCTTTCGAGCGATGCTCGCCGAGATGCTGTTCATCGCCAATACCGGTGTGGACTTGCTCCGGCTCGATGCGGTCGCCTTCATTTGGAAACAGATGGGAACGATGTGCGAGAATTTGCCCGAGGCGCACGAGATCATCCAGGCCTTCAATGCGTGCGCCCGCATCGCTGCTCCCGGATTAATTTTCAAAAGTGAAGCCATCGTCCACCCTGATGAAGTCGTGCGGTATATCAGTGAAGAGGAGTGTCAGACTTCGTACAATCCCACGTTGATGGCACTGTTGTGGGAATCGTTAGCAACCCGAGACACCAAACTGCTGCAGCGTTCGCTAGCACGTCGACACAAGCTGCCCGCGCAAACCACATGGGTGAATTACCTTCGCTGTCACGATGACATTGGCTGGACATTCGACGATGACGACGCAGCTGCCGTGGGGATCAATGCCTATCACCATCGGCATTTCCTCAATGCATTTTACACAGGTCAGTTCGAAGGCTCGTTCGCCCGCGGCGTCCCCTTCCAACACAATGTCGACACCGGTGACATGCGCATCAGCGGTACATTGGCCTCACTCGCAGGTTTGGAGCAGGCCATCGAGCAAGACCGCGCTGATCTGAAGGAATTGGCCATTCGACGCATCCTGCTGCTAAATGCCTCCATGCTCAGTGCAGGGGGTATACCGTTGATGTATTTGGGTGAAGAGTGGGGCACCCTGAACGATTATGACTTTGTCAAAGATCCAGCGAAGGCTGGCGATACGCGTTGGGTTCACCGCCCCAAGATGCAGTGGGACTATCTCGACGAACTAGGCGACGACGGTTCAATCCGGGGACGGATCTTTAAGTCTCTGCAGAAGCTCATTGAAATTCGCAAACAAACACCGGCCTTCTCGGGGCTGGACATGGAGCTGATGGCGACTCAGTCGCCGCAGTTGCTCGCCTACGTTCGGGCCAGTGCAGGCAATCGCGTCATCGTCGTATCGAATTTCAGCGAGCACCCGCAAACGATTGACAGTAATCGGCTGCGCACCGCTGGGATGGGACGTTTTTTCGAAGACCTGTATACTGGGGAAACCATCACCACGGCAGAAGACGTGCATTTAGAACCCTACCAATTCCTATGGCTGCATCGCGTGTGA
- the metF gene encoding methylenetetrahydrofolate reductase [NAD(P)H] → MTLADQYRSDGCAISFELFPPKTSDGIDSLCENVERLMQFQPRFFTCTYGAGGSSQGTTLEVLQRVKQLTNLPVASHLTCVGSSTQQLCEYLRQATEMGIDYIVALRGDPPKGTTEFSVTEGGLRYANELVDLIRQNFPNLGVAVAGYPEVHQEAIDAQTDLGNLKRKVDAGADIVITQLFYENSDFYRFRDDCSRAGINVPIVPGILPVTNFKQAQKIAGMCKAAIPNQLAEAMMKNDSAEHQFRVGVEHARQQTIDLMDNGVPGIHYYVLNRSAAAAELLDGLQMAGT, encoded by the coding sequence ATGACTCTGGCCGACCAATACCGCTCCGATGGCTGTGCCATTTCATTCGAATTATTCCCTCCCAAGACCTCCGATGGCATCGATTCGCTGTGTGAAAACGTCGAGCGATTGATGCAGTTTCAACCACGTTTTTTCACCTGCACGTACGGTGCAGGGGGATCGAGCCAAGGAACCACGCTGGAAGTATTGCAGCGGGTCAAGCAGCTCACGAACCTGCCCGTGGCATCGCACTTGACGTGTGTCGGATCCAGTACGCAACAGCTCTGCGAGTATCTGCGCCAAGCGACGGAGATGGGTATCGATTACATCGTCGCGTTGCGAGGCGACCCGCCTAAAGGAACCACTGAGTTCTCGGTGACCGAGGGCGGTCTGCGGTACGCCAATGAACTGGTCGATTTAATCCGCCAGAACTTTCCAAACCTGGGGGTCGCGGTGGCGGGCTACCCGGAGGTGCATCAGGAAGCGATCGACGCCCAGACCGACCTAGGCAATTTGAAGCGTAAGGTTGATGCGGGCGCAGATATTGTTATCACACAGTTGTTTTACGAGAACTCCGACTTCTACCGCTTCCGCGACGACTGCTCCCGTGCTGGGATCAACGTGCCGATCGTGCCCGGCATTCTCCCTGTGACCAATTTTAAACAGGCCCAGAAGATTGCGGGAATGTGCAAGGCGGCGATTCCTAACCAGCTCGCTGAGGCGATGATGAAGAACGATTCGGCCGAGCATCAATTTCGTGTGGGCGTTGAACATGCCCGCCAACAAACCATTGACTTGATGGACAATGGAGTCCCAGGGATCCACTACTATGTGCTCAACCGTTCCGCTGCTGCCGCAGAATTACTCGACGGGTTGCAGATGGCGGGGACTTAG
- a CDS encoding MBL fold metallo-hydrolase RNA specificity domain-containing protein, translating to MLVHHGAHDGVTGSCHQLFWNDKKSSLLVDCGIFQGSDAKKHPNPEVKFPLRGIECLLLTHVHIDHVGRLPYLMAAGFDQPIFCSVPTAKLLPMVMEDALRIGFTRSKRLIEKFTRQIGRLLKPIPYHQWHDLPGRAKVRLLPAGHVLGSAIFEVELPDGKRVVFSGDLGAGTNPLLNPPESPERADLLVLESTYGDRLHPAKNDRQEELEQIIRHTLADGGVTIIPAFSLGRTQALLYELNGIFERVQKTEHHTLMKRVDVIVDSPLASRFTAIYKDMQDHWGEEAQVVLQTDDQPLVFENLTTVGSHTEHRQVLDMVEERDLPAVVIAGSGMCTGGRVVNYLKRFIGDGRTDIVFAGYQAGGTPGHYISRGSDWVRLDGRKFDIAAKVHQLSGYSAHGDQADLIRFVDDMETPPGEIRLVHGEYGPKRTLAAELTKRGYSVV from the coding sequence ATGCTCGTTCACCATGGTGCACACGATGGCGTTACCGGTTCATGTCATCAATTGTTCTGGAACGACAAGAAATCGAGCCTGCTGGTCGACTGCGGAATCTTCCAAGGTAGCGATGCCAAGAAACACCCCAATCCCGAGGTTAAGTTCCCGCTCCGAGGTATCGAATGCCTCTTGCTGACGCATGTGCACATCGACCACGTTGGACGCTTGCCCTACCTGATGGCGGCTGGGTTTGACCAACCAATTTTCTGTAGCGTGCCGACGGCAAAGCTATTGCCGATGGTCATGGAGGATGCGCTGCGAATCGGATTCACGCGGTCCAAACGCTTGATCGAGAAGTTCACCCGTCAGATTGGTCGACTGCTCAAGCCAATACCCTATCACCAGTGGCATGATCTTCCCGGTCGTGCCAAGGTGCGTCTGCTGCCTGCAGGCCATGTCTTGGGTTCAGCCATCTTTGAAGTGGAACTTCCCGACGGCAAGCGGGTCGTCTTCAGCGGCGACCTCGGTGCTGGCACCAATCCTCTACTGAATCCTCCTGAGAGTCCTGAACGAGCAGATCTGCTCGTCCTCGAGAGCACCTACGGCGATCGGCTGCACCCAGCTAAGAATGATCGCCAAGAGGAGCTGGAACAGATCATTCGGCATACGCTTGCAGATGGCGGAGTGACGATCATTCCCGCATTCTCACTCGGCCGGACGCAAGCTCTTCTATACGAGCTCAATGGGATATTCGAACGCGTCCAGAAAACCGAACATCACACGCTGATGAAACGAGTTGATGTGATCGTTGATTCACCTTTAGCCTCGCGGTTCACGGCGATCTACAAAGACATGCAAGACCATTGGGGAGAGGAGGCCCAAGTTGTGCTGCAGACCGATGATCAACCGCTCGTCTTTGAGAATCTCACGACCGTCGGGAGCCATACCGAACACAGACAGGTCCTGGATATGGTTGAGGAGCGCGACCTTCCGGCAGTTGTAATCGCGGGCAGTGGAATGTGCACCGGAGGCCGCGTCGTGAACTACCTCAAACGTTTCATTGGCGATGGACGCACCGACATCGTCTTTGCCGGGTACCAAGCGGGCGGCACTCCCGGTCACTACATCTCTCGCGGCAGCGACTGGGTACGGTTGGACGGCCGCAAATTTGATATCGCTGCCAAGGTCCATCAATTATCCGGATATTCGGCCCACGGGGACCAAGCCGACTTGATTCGATTCGTCGACGACATGGAAACACCACCCGGAGAGATTCGCTTGGTTCACGGGGAGTACGGCCCTAAACGGACATTGGCCGCTGAGCTGACCAAACGGGGTTACTCGGTTGTCTGA